A single region of the Portunus trituberculatus isolate SZX2019 chromosome 29, ASM1759143v1, whole genome shotgun sequence genome encodes:
- the LOC123510496 gene encoding uncharacterized protein LOC123510496, protein MARKQNQVIVEFIKLYRSEPCLWQVKSEECHDRTKKDAAYSKLVEKLEELEFGATKKSVITKIKCLRCAYRKEKKKVEASQKSEASTHSIYKPVLWYYDLLEFLQDKDTPRTSRSNVDDENEEKKK, encoded by the exons ATGGCACGTAAACAAAACCAAGTGATTGTTGAATTCATTAAACTCTATCGATCTGAACCTTGCCTGTGGCAAGTTAAAAGTGAAGAATGTCATGACCGCACAAAGAAAGATGCTGCCTATAGCAAATTAGTAGAGAAGTTGGAGGAACTTGAGTTTGGTGCCACCAAGAAGTCTGTCATAACGAAAATTAAATGTTTGAGATGTGCTTATcgcaaggagaaaaagaaggttgAGGCATCACAGAAGTCTGAAGCATCTACACACAGCATCTACAAGCCAGTACTTTGGTATTACGACCTGCTTGAATTCCTGCAAGATAAAGATACTCCAAGGACGTCACGTTCAAATGTGGACGATGAAAACGAAGAG aagaagaaatga
- the LOC123510495 gene encoding uncharacterized protein LOC123510495: MNETVYQKLLSLVSPFIKKKDTIMRRAISPHERLTATLRFPATGRSYECLKFSTRISPQSLGKIIPETCNILYKVLGKYMQFPNSEEKWKEIATLFEERWHFPHCIGAMDGKHIEIIPPHNSGSYYHNYKGKHMVLLAIVDAKYQFLQVDFRTNGRISDCGVLQNTSFFEKLVNENLHISQPDDVSDNLKNVPYVFFADDAFPLRTNILKPFRQGLLDSAKKEVFNCRLSRARHIVENVFGILASRFRIFQSPINLEPENIEKVVMGTCALHNLLIEQQSNTYAPVNLMYQENNYDGSVISSGCDR; this comes from the exons ATGAATGAAACAGTGTACCAAAAGTTGCTTTCGCTGGTTTCTCCtttcattaaaaagaaagatacaataATGAGAAGAGCAATAtcgccacatgaaagattaactGCTACCTTGAGATTTCCAGCAACAGGACGGTCGTATGAGTGCCTCAAATTTTCCACAAGAATATCACCTCAATCTCTTGGAAAAATCATCCCAGAAACATGTAACATCTTGTACAAAGTTTTGGGGAAGTATATGCAG TTTCCCAACtcagaggaaaaatggaaagagattgCAACTTTGTTTGAGGAAAGATGGCATTTCCCCCACTGCATCGGTGCCATGGATGGCAAACATATTGAAATAATTCCCCCTCATAACTCTGGATCGTATTATCATAATTACAAAGGCAAACATATGGTTCTTCTTGCTATAGTTGATGCCAAATACCAGTTCCTACAGGTTGATTTTAGAACTAATGGACGGATTTCTGATTGTGGTGTTCTTCAGAATACATCATTCTTTGAAAAGCTGGTGAACGAGAATTTACACATTTCTCAGCCTGACGATGTCAGTGACAACTTAAAAAATGTTCCATATGTCTTCTTTGCTGACGATGCATTTCCTCTCAGAACTAATATTTTGAAGCCATTCAGGCAAGGATTATTAGATTCAGCCAAAAAAGAGGTTTTTAACTGTCGATTATCTCGAGCAAGGCATATTGTAGAGAACGTTTTTGGGATACTTGCTTCACGCTTCCGTATTTTTCAGTCCCCAATTAATTTAGAGCCTGAGAATATTGAGAAAGTAGTAATGGGTACCTGTGCATTGCATAACTTATTGATTGAACAACAATCTAATACATACGCCCCTGTGAACCTTATGtatcaagaaaataattatgatgGATCTGTTATTTCTAGTGGCTGCGATAGATGA